A DNA window from Pseudomonas sp. B21-056 contains the following coding sequences:
- a CDS encoding DUF2059 domain-containing protein codes for MRRLLFSLLMFCVLPAWADSYDQLYKVAGWPEQRAHFNDALSSAQQRYQNSLPPAVFQALVNNSNQRFAPQAMDQRAEAQMRRNLRDPSPALAFFQSPLGRKVVAAELLATRRDQLAKNAKGLPKMPASDNRLLIIGHLAQALPAREAGAEVSLAIAGVAADSLSSMIPGLLGGGQAQGMLNGQRQRLMDQIGADLNNTLLYVYRDLTDAELEEFSTFAESAEGRAYYQAALAAIRAGLAVGQSLGQ; via the coding sequence ATGCGCCGTTTGCTTTTCTCACTGTTGATGTTCTGCGTTTTGCCCGCCTGGGCAGACAGCTATGACCAGTTATACAAGGTCGCCGGCTGGCCGGAACAGCGCGCGCATTTCAACGATGCCTTGAGCTCCGCGCAGCAGCGTTACCAGAACAGCCTGCCACCGGCGGTGTTCCAGGCACTGGTGAACAACAGCAACCAGCGCTTCGCCCCCCAGGCCATGGACCAGCGGGCCGAGGCGCAGATGCGCCGCAATCTTCGTGATCCAAGCCCGGCCCTGGCGTTTTTCCAGTCGCCCCTGGGCCGCAAGGTCGTGGCCGCCGAGCTGTTGGCGACCCGTCGCGACCAATTGGCAAAGAACGCCAAGGGCCTGCCCAAGATGCCGGCCAGCGACAACCGCCTGCTGATCATCGGCCACCTGGCCCAGGCCCTGCCCGCCCGCGAGGCCGGCGCCGAAGTGAGCCTGGCCATCGCCGGCGTGGCGGCCGACAGCCTGAGTTCGATGATCCCCGGCCTGCTCGGCGGCGGCCAGGCCCAGGGCATGCTGAACGGCCAGCGCCAGCGGCTAATGGATCAGATCGGCGCTGACCTGAACAACACACTGCTGTACGTCTACCGTGACCTCACGGATGCCGAGCTGGAGGAGTTCTCCACCTTTGCCGAATCGGCCGAGGGCCGGGCCTATTACCAGGCGGCCCTGGCGGCGATCCGGGCGGGGTTGGCGGTGGGGCAGAGTCTCGGACAATAG
- a CDS encoding dihydrofolate reductase — translation MKKTLPLSLIAALGENRVIGVDNSMPWHLPGDFKYFKATTLGKPIIMGRKTWDSLGRPLPGRLNIVVSRQPGLVLEGAEVFSSLEAAVERAEAWALAQGVDELMLIGGAQLYAQALDQADRLYLTRVALSPDGDAWFPEFDSSRWELVSNQPNPAEGDKPAYSFEVWEKL, via the coding sequence ATGAAAAAAACTCTCCCCTTAAGCCTGATCGCAGCCCTCGGTGAAAACCGTGTGATCGGCGTCGACAACAGCATGCCCTGGCACTTGCCGGGGGATTTCAAGTACTTCAAGGCCACCACCCTGGGCAAGCCGATCATCATGGGTCGCAAGACCTGGGATTCCCTCGGCCGGCCGCTGCCGGGGCGCCTGAACATCGTGGTCAGCCGCCAGCCGGGCCTGGTGCTCGAAGGCGCGGAAGTGTTTTCCTCGCTGGAGGCCGCGGTGGAACGGGCCGAGGCGTGGGCGTTGGCGCAGGGTGTCGATGAGCTGATGTTGATCGGCGGTGCCCAGTTGTATGCCCAGGCACTGGATCAGGCGGATCGCTTGTACCTGACCCGTGTGGCGCTGAGCCCGGATGGCGATGCGTGGTTTCCGGAGTTTGATTCGAGCAGGTGGGAACTGGTGTCGAACCAGCCAAACCCGGCGGAGGGGGATAAGCCGGCTTACAGTTTTGAGGTGTGGGAAAAGCTTTAA
- a CDS encoding L-cystine transporter encodes MNLPLILNLLVFFALLFGLAQTRHRNWSLAKKVLLALMLGVGFGIALHTIHGAGSPVLKASIGWFDLVGNGYVQLLQMIVIPLVFASILSAVARLHNASSLGKISFLTIGTLLFTTAIAALIGIGLTNLFGLTAEGLVAGTQELARLQVIQSDYAGKVADLNIPQLLLSFIPQNPFADLARAKPTSIISVVIFAAFLGVAALQLLKDDAEKGQKVINAIDTLQSWVTRLVRLVMKLTPYGVLALMTKVVAGSNLQDIIKLGSFVVVSYLGLGLMFVVHGLLVSAAGINPLRFFRKIWPVLTFAFTSRSSAATIPLSIEAQTRRLGIPRSIASFSASFGATIGQNGCAGLYPAMLAVMVAPTVGINPLDPVWIATLVAIVTLSSAGVAGVGGGATFAALIVLPAMGLPVSLVALLISVEPLIDMGRTALNVSGSITAGAVTSQVMQQTDRALLDAEEHGELVHA; translated from the coding sequence ATGAATCTGCCGCTGATCCTCAATCTGCTGGTGTTCTTCGCCTTGCTGTTCGGTCTGGCGCAAACCCGTCACCGCAACTGGAGCCTGGCGAAAAAAGTGCTGCTGGCGCTGATGCTGGGTGTGGGCTTCGGGATAGCCCTGCACACGATCCATGGCGCCGGCAGCCCGGTGCTCAAAGCCTCCATCGGCTGGTTCGACCTGGTGGGCAACGGTTACGTGCAGTTGCTGCAAATGATCGTGATCCCGCTGGTCTTCGCCTCGATTCTCAGCGCCGTGGCCCGTCTGCATAACGCCTCGTCCCTGGGCAAGATCAGTTTCCTGACCATCGGCACGCTGCTGTTCACCACTGCCATCGCGGCCCTGATCGGTATTGGCCTGACCAACCTGTTCGGCCTCACTGCCGAAGGCCTGGTGGCCGGCACCCAGGAACTGGCGCGCCTGCAAGTGATCCAGAGCGATTACGCCGGCAAGGTCGCCGACCTGAACATCCCGCAACTGCTGCTCTCGTTCATTCCGCAGAACCCCTTTGCCGACCTGGCCCGGGCCAAGCCGACCTCGATCATCAGCGTGGTGATTTTCGCGGCCTTCCTGGGTGTCGCGGCGCTGCAACTGCTCAAGGATGACGCCGAGAAAGGTCAGAAAGTGATCAACGCCATCGACACCCTGCAAAGCTGGGTCACCCGTCTGGTGCGCCTGGTGATGAAGCTGACCCCGTATGGTGTGCTGGCGTTGATGACCAAGGTGGTAGCCGGCTCCAACCTGCAGGACATCATCAAGCTGGGCAGTTTCGTGGTGGTGTCGTACCTGGGGCTGGGCCTGATGTTCGTGGTCCACGGCCTGCTGGTTTCCGCCGCCGGGATCAACCCATTGCGCTTCTTCCGCAAGATCTGGCCAGTGCTGACCTTTGCCTTCACCAGCCGCTCCAGCGCCGCAACCATTCCCCTGAGCATCGAAGCCCAGACCCGTCGCCTTGGTATTCCGCGCTCCATTGCCAGCTTCAGTGCCTCGTTCGGCGCGACCATCGGCCAGAACGGTTGTGCCGGCCTCTACCCCGCCATGCTGGCCGTGATGGTTGCGCCGACGGTGGGCATCAACCCGCTGGATCCGGTGTGGATCGCAACATTGGTTGCCATCGTGACCTTGAGCTCGGCCGGTGTGGCCGGCGTCGGTGGTGGCGCGACGTTCGCCGCGTTGATCGTGCTGCCGGCCATGGGCTTGCCGGTTTCGCTGGTGGCGCTGCTGATTTCCGTCGAGCCGCTGATCGACATGGGCCGCACGGCGTTGAACGTCAGCGGTTCGATCACCGCCGGGGCGGTGACCAGCCAGGTGATGCAGCAGACCGACAGGGCCTTGCTGGATGCCGAGGAGCATGGAGAGTTGGTGCACGCTTGA
- a CDS encoding alpha/beta hydrolase, translated as MPATFDPDDLRASLQPLAQWQPLSAQAQAYQHFYGLDFPQRTLRKGLGRFEIDGYEVVGQVWWPEKAVATLFVFHGYYDHMGLYRHLIEWGLEQQFAVIACDLPGHGLSSGERASIGDFAEYQATLQGLLAEAGKLDLPQPWHLCGQSTGGAIVVDHVLNQGANSPAQGQVILLSPLVRPRAWGWSRLSYYLLKPFVTGIARRFSENSTDPQFLPFLQADPLQPLRLPTAWVGALGRWIKRIEAAPNSPRRPLIVQGQADMTVDWQHNLQVLQGKFDRPQVLMLPEGRHHLANEVLAMREEMFGFLTKRMSRIRR; from the coding sequence ATGCCTGCCACTTTCGACCCCGATGACCTGCGCGCCAGCCTGCAACCCTTGGCCCAGTGGCAACCGCTATCGGCGCAGGCGCAGGCCTACCAACACTTCTATGGGTTGGATTTTCCCCAGCGGACCTTGCGCAAGGGGCTTGGGCGTTTCGAGATCGACGGGTATGAGGTGGTCGGCCAGGTCTGGTGGCCGGAAAAAGCCGTGGCGACGTTATTCGTGTTCCATGGATATTACGACCACATGGGGCTTTACCGGCACTTGATCGAATGGGGGCTCGAGCAGCAGTTCGCGGTGATTGCCTGCGACCTGCCGGGCCACGGACTGTCCAGCGGCGAGCGCGCCAGCATCGGCGATTTCGCCGAGTATCAGGCCACGTTGCAGGGCCTGTTGGCCGAGGCCGGGAAGCTGGACCTGCCGCAGCCCTGGCATCTCTGCGGGCAAAGCACCGGTGGCGCAATCGTGGTCGATCATGTGCTCAACCAGGGGGCAAACAGCCCGGCCCAGGGCCAGGTCATCCTGTTGTCCCCCTTGGTGCGCCCTCGGGCCTGGGGCTGGTCACGGTTGAGTTATTACCTGCTCAAGCCTTTCGTGACCGGTATCGCCCGGCGCTTCAGCGAAAACTCCACCGACCCGCAGTTCCTGCCGTTCCTGCAAGCCGACCCGCTGCAACCGCTACGCCTGCCTACCGCCTGGGTGGGCGCGTTGGGGCGTTGGATCAAGCGTATCGAAGCCGCCCCGAACAGCCCGCGCCGGCCCTTGATCGTGCAGGGCCAGGCGGACATGACGGTGGATTGGCAACATAACCTGCAAGTGTTGCAGGGCAAATTCGACCGGCCCCAGGTGTTGATGCTGCCCGAGGGCCGCCATCACCTGGCGAATGAAGTGCTGGCGATGCGGGAGGAGATGTTCGGGTTTCTGACCAAGCGGATGAGCCGGATCCGGCGGTGA
- a CDS encoding GTPase/DUF3482 domain-containing protein, protein MTEPMKPLKLAVVGHTNVGKTSLLRTLTRDVGFGEVSHRPSTTRHVEGARLSVDGEALLELYDTPGLEDAIALLDYLERLERPGERLDGPARLARFLEGSEARQRFEQEAKVLRQLLASDAGLYVIDAREPVLAKYRDELEVLASCGKPLLPVLNFVSSAQHREADWREALARLGLHALVRFDSVAPPEDGERRLYESLALLLENARGQLERLIADQQAQRLARQQSAARLIAELLIDCAACRRSVTSDAELERQAISELRNAVRQREQRCVEALLKLYAFRPQDAAASDLPLLDGRWGDDLFNPETLKQLGVRVGGGIAAGAAAGAGVDLLVGGLTLGAAALAGAIAGGALQTARSYGNRLMGKLKGQRELTVDDSVLRLLALRQRQLLQALNQRGHAALDSIRIDTPQDKGWREGKLPEALNKARAYPQWSSLNAHPRLSQAERQEQIEQLAAQL, encoded by the coding sequence ATGACTGAGCCCATGAAGCCGCTGAAACTGGCCGTGGTCGGCCACACCAACGTCGGCAAGACTTCACTGCTGCGCACCCTGACCCGGGACGTCGGCTTTGGCGAAGTGTCCCATCGCCCGAGCACCACCCGACACGTCGAGGGGGCGCGCTTGTCGGTGGACGGCGAGGCGCTGCTGGAGCTGTACGACACGCCGGGCCTGGAGGACGCCATCGCGCTGCTCGATTACCTCGAACGCCTGGAACGTCCGGGTGAACGCCTGGACGGCCCGGCGCGCCTGGCCCGCTTCCTGGAGGGCAGCGAGGCGCGACAACGCTTCGAGCAGGAAGCCAAAGTGCTGCGGCAACTGCTTGCCAGCGATGCCGGGCTCTACGTGATTGATGCCCGGGAGCCGGTGCTGGCCAAGTACCGCGATGAACTGGAGGTCCTCGCCAGTTGCGGCAAACCGCTGCTACCGGTGCTGAATTTCGTCAGCAGTGCCCAGCACCGCGAAGCCGATTGGCGTGAAGCCCTGGCCCGCTTGGGGCTGCACGCCCTGGTGCGTTTCGACAGCGTCGCGCCGCCCGAGGATGGTGAGCGGCGCCTGTATGAAAGCCTTGCACTGTTGCTGGAAAACGCTCGTGGCCAACTGGAACGGTTGATCGCCGATCAACAGGCCCAGCGCCTGGCTCGCCAGCAGAGCGCAGCGCGCTTGATCGCCGAGTTGCTGATCGACTGCGCCGCCTGCCGACGCAGCGTGACCAGCGACGCCGAACTGGAGCGCCAGGCCATCAGCGAACTGCGCAACGCAGTACGCCAGCGGGAACAGCGCTGCGTCGAGGCCTTGCTCAAGCTCTATGCCTTCCGTCCACAGGACGCCGCGGCCAGTGATCTACCGCTGCTCGATGGACGCTGGGGCGATGACCTGTTCAATCCTGAAACCCTCAAGCAACTGGGCGTCCGGGTCGGCGGCGGCATCGCAGCCGGCGCGGCGGCCGGAGCCGGCGTGGATTTGCTGGTGGGCGGCCTGACCCTCGGCGCCGCGGCCCTGGCCGGCGCGATTGCCGGCGGCGCCCTGCAAACCGCCCGCAGCTATGGCAACCGGTTGATGGGCAAACTCAAGGGCCAGCGGGAACTGACGGTGGACGACAGCGTGCTGCGCCTGCTGGCCCTGCGCCAACGGCAGCTGCTGCAAGCCCTCAACCAGCGCGGCCATGCGGCGCTGGACAGCATCAGGATCGACACGCCCCAGGACAAGGGCTGGCGCGAGGGCAAACTGCCAGAAGCGTTGAACAAGGCCCGGGCGTATCCGCAGTGGTCCTCGCTCAATGCCCACCCGAGATTGAGCCAGGCCGAGCGGCAGGAGCAGATCGAGCAGTTGGCCGCACAGTTATAG
- a CDS encoding 2OG-Fe(II) oxygenase, protein MRAMQIPSDHPLLLRIVDDLAERGWSQQNIFLPDTLTRALAAECRQRAAEGELAPAAVGRGVSSEIREGIRGDRIQWIEPGQAEACDRYLGLMDSLREALNRGLFLGLEDFESHFALYPPGAFYLKHVDRFRDDDRRMVSTVLYLNDAWLPEHGGQLRMYLDDGVEHDVVPTGGCLVVFLSGNIPHEVLPATRDRLSLTGWFRRRGNELF, encoded by the coding sequence ATGCGCGCCATGCAAATACCTTCTGATCACCCGTTGCTGTTACGTATCGTCGACGACCTGGCCGAGCGCGGCTGGTCGCAGCAGAACATCTTCCTGCCGGATACGCTGACCCGTGCCCTGGCGGCCGAGTGTCGCCAGCGTGCCGCCGAAGGCGAACTGGCCCCGGCCGCAGTCGGGCGCGGCGTGTCTTCGGAGATCCGCGAAGGCATACGGGGTGATCGCATCCAATGGATCGAACCCGGCCAGGCCGAAGCCTGCGACCGTTACCTGGGGCTGATGGACAGCCTGCGCGAGGCGCTGAACCGTGGGCTCTTCCTGGGCCTGGAGGATTTCGAAAGCCACTTCGCCCTGTACCCGCCCGGCGCGTTCTACCTCAAGCATGTCGACCGCTTTCGCGATGACGACCGGCGCATGGTGTCGACGGTGCTCTACCTCAATGACGCCTGGTTGCCGGAGCATGGCGGGCAGTTGCGCATGTACCTGGACGACGGCGTGGAACATGACGTGGTGCCCACTGGCGGCTGCCTGGTGGTGTTCCTGTCGGGGAATATCCCCCATGAGGTCCTGCCGGCCACGCGGGATCGCCTGTCCTTGACCGGCTGGTTCCGGCGCCGTGGCAACGAGTTGTTTTGA
- a CDS encoding DUF2868 domain-containing protein: MTELQTLWLTETVRLREEHAGPLQDQEANRLARAAGGDLSTRIQHRAYRLAERDGLIEALRHWLQGARLALIVLAVFAIVSGAGLGFAALGDGQPPVNVFWALGSLLGLNLILLIGWALGLLFAGEQGATLGRLWLWLSEKLARDAKAAQLAPALLLLLQRHKLNRWALGMLVNAVWLLAMLSALVIVLLLMATRRYGFVWETTLLGGETFVTLTRALGALPALLGFSVPTVEMIRASGDGALNIESARQAWATWLVGVVLVYGVLPRLGLALLCLWRWRRGRATLRLDLNLPGYAQLRERLMPSSERLGVNDAAPGQLHQIERSVATMDSAGALLVAIELDDRPWPPKLPDSVKNAGILDSRESRHKLLEQLSRFPPERLAIACDPRRSPDRGSLALIAELARSASATRVWLLQAPPGEALDAERLGDWHNALQQLQLPFADCAPLNWLETGHD, translated from the coding sequence CTGACTGAACTGCAGACCCTCTGGCTGACCGAGACGGTACGCCTGCGTGAAGAACACGCAGGCCCCCTCCAAGACCAGGAAGCCAATCGCCTGGCCCGTGCGGCGGGCGGCGATCTATCGACTCGCATCCAGCATCGTGCCTACCGGCTGGCCGAGCGCGACGGTCTTATCGAAGCCCTGCGCCACTGGCTGCAAGGGGCACGCCTGGCGCTGATCGTACTGGCTGTGTTCGCCATCGTCAGCGGCGCGGGCCTGGGGTTTGCCGCACTGGGTGACGGCCAGCCCCCCGTCAACGTGTTCTGGGCCCTGGGCAGTCTGTTGGGGCTGAACCTGATCCTGCTCATCGGTTGGGCGCTGGGACTGTTATTCGCCGGGGAACAAGGCGCGACACTGGGACGCCTGTGGCTGTGGCTCAGCGAAAAACTTGCTCGCGATGCCAAGGCCGCCCAACTGGCGCCGGCCCTGCTGCTGTTGCTGCAACGACACAAGCTCAATCGCTGGGCCCTCGGCATGCTGGTCAACGCTGTGTGGCTGTTGGCGATGCTCAGCGCGCTGGTCATCGTATTGCTGCTGATGGCGACCCGACGCTATGGCTTTGTCTGGGAAACCACCCTTCTCGGTGGCGAAACCTTTGTCACCCTGACCCGCGCCCTTGGCGCGCTGCCGGCGTTGTTGGGTTTCAGTGTCCCGACCGTCGAGATGATCCGTGCCAGCGGCGACGGCGCCCTGAACATCGAAAGCGCTCGCCAGGCCTGGGCCACGTGGCTGGTGGGCGTGGTACTGGTGTACGGCGTGCTGCCGCGCCTGGGCCTGGCTCTGCTGTGCCTGTGGCGTTGGCGGCGTGGCCGCGCGACCCTGCGCCTGGACTTGAACCTGCCGGGCTACGCGCAACTGCGCGAACGCCTGATGCCCAGCAGTGAGCGGCTGGGGGTCAACGACGCCGCGCCCGGGCAGTTGCATCAGATCGAGCGTTCTGTCGCGACGATGGACAGCGCGGGTGCGCTGCTGGTGGCGATCGAACTGGACGATCGCCCCTGGCCGCCGAAGCTACCGGACTCGGTGAAGAACGCCGGCATCCTCGACAGCCGCGAATCACGCCACAAACTGCTCGAGCAACTGTCGCGCTTTCCGCCGGAGCGCCTGGCGATTGCCTGCGACCCGCGGCGCTCACCGGACCGCGGCAGCCTGGCGTTGATCGCCGAACTGGCCCGCAGTGCCAGTGCTACCCGCGTCTGGCTGTTGCAGGCGCCCCCCGGCGAGGCCCTGGACGCCGAACGCCTGGGCGACTGGCACAACGCATTGCAACAGTTGCAGTTGCCCTTCGCCGACTGTGCGCCCTTGAACTGGCTGGAGACCGGCCATGACTGA
- a CDS encoding phosphorylcholine phosphatase produces the protein MKLVPRFLAVALSLGLAGQALATELKHWPAEQAKALDAMIAANANKGNFAVFDMDNTSYRYDLEESLLPFMENKGLITRESLDPSLKLIPFKDTADHKESLFSYYYRLCEVDDMVCYPWVAQVFSGFTLKELKGYVDELMASGKPVPTTYYDGDKVVNYNVNPPKVFTGQAELYNKLMENGIEVYVMTAASEELVRMVAADPKYGYNLKPQNVIGVTTLLKDRKTGELTTARKQITAGKYDEKANLDLEYTPYLWTPATWMAGKHAAILTYIDEWKKPVLVGGDTPSSDGYMLFHDVDVAKGGIHLWVNRKDKYMTQINGMMAKHAAAQAKEGLPVTADKNWVIVKPEDIQ, from the coding sequence ATGAAGCTCGTACCTCGTTTTCTCGCTGTCGCCTTGAGCCTTGGTCTCGCCGGCCAGGCACTTGCCACCGAACTCAAGCACTGGCCGGCGGAACAGGCCAAGGCGCTGGATGCGATGATCGCGGCCAATGCCAACAAGGGTAACTTCGCGGTGTTCGACATGGACAACACCAGTTACCGCTATGACCTTGAAGAGTCGTTGCTGCCGTTCATGGAGAACAAGGGCCTCATCACCCGCGAATCCCTGGATCCCTCCCTGAAGCTGATTCCATTCAAGGACACGGCCGATCACAAGGAAAGCCTGTTCAGTTACTACTATCGCCTCTGCGAAGTCGACGACATGGTCTGCTACCCATGGGTGGCCCAGGTGTTCTCCGGCTTCACGCTCAAGGAACTCAAGGGCTACGTCGACGAGCTGATGGCGTCCGGCAAGCCGGTTCCGACCACGTATTACGACGGCGACAAGGTGGTCAACTACAACGTCAACCCGCCGAAAGTCTTCACCGGCCAGGCCGAGCTGTACAACAAGCTGATGGAAAACGGCATCGAGGTCTATGTCATGACTGCGGCGTCGGAAGAGCTGGTGCGCATGGTCGCGGCCGATCCGAAATACGGCTACAACCTCAAGCCGCAGAACGTCATCGGTGTGACCACGCTGCTCAAGGATCGCAAGACGGGCGAGCTGACCACCGCTCGCAAGCAGATCACCGCCGGCAAGTATGACGAGAAGGCCAACCTGGACCTGGAATACACGCCTTACCTGTGGACCCCGGCGACCTGGATGGCCGGCAAGCATGCGGCGATCCTGACGTACATCGATGAGTGGAAAAAACCGGTCCTGGTGGGCGGCGACACACCGAGCAGCGACGGCTACATGCTGTTCCACGATGTGGATGTGGCCAAGGGCGGTATCCACCTGTGGGTCAACCGCAAGGACAAGTACATGACCCAGATCAACGGCATGATGGCCAAGCACGCTGCCGCCCAGGCCAAGGAAGGGCTGCCGGTGACGGCGGACAAGAACTGGGTGATCGTGAAGCCTGAGGACATTCAGTAA
- a CDS encoding DUF523 domain-containing protein, protein MEKILVSRCLLGHRVRYDAGTSGPFEQLQQWVGEGRVVPLCPEVAGGLPTPRAAAEIPGGQGAQVLDGQAAVMTTEGEDVSAQFLSGAYQALELVREHGIRIAVLKANSPSCGNLLTYDGTFGGVKVQGEGVTAALLKRHGVRVFSELELVEAAAALKALINC, encoded by the coding sequence ATGGAAAAGATCCTGGTCAGTCGTTGCCTGCTTGGACATCGCGTGCGTTACGACGCGGGGACGAGCGGACCGTTCGAGCAACTCCAGCAGTGGGTCGGCGAAGGCCGCGTCGTGCCGCTGTGCCCGGAAGTTGCCGGCGGCTTGCCCACGCCTCGGGCGGCGGCGGAAATTCCCGGTGGGCAGGGCGCACAGGTGCTCGATGGCCAGGCGGCAGTGATGACCACCGAGGGCGAGGACGTGAGTGCGCAGTTCCTGTCGGGCGCGTACCAGGCCCTGGAACTGGTGCGTGAACATGGCATCCGAATCGCCGTGCTCAAGGCCAACAGCCCGTCCTGCGGCAATCTGCTGACTTATGATGGGACGTTCGGCGGCGTGAAGGTCCAGGGCGAAGGCGTGACGGCGGCGTTGCTCAAGCGCCATGGGGTGCGGGTATTCAGTGAGTTGGAGTTGGTTGAGGCTGCGGCGGCGCTCAAGGCTTTGATCAACTGTTGA
- a CDS encoding DUF6436 domain-containing protein — MRPSHRPTLLASLLALGCAVVLWVAYDWFQGRFLRAFSQHTAVFSGDPLRLPPELAGPGPIRLVHFWDPACPCNVGNQQHLSELVDKYAAQGVEFYSVQKSGTQGHLPTTLSSLKPLSALPGSEQIPASPAVAIWNRTGKLAYFGPYSEGLTCNSNNSFIEPILEALNVGRAVNATHTLAVGCYCPWSKDAPSE; from the coding sequence ATGCGCCCGTCCCACCGCCCTACTCTGCTTGCCAGTCTGCTTGCCCTTGGGTGCGCCGTCGTGTTGTGGGTCGCCTACGACTGGTTCCAGGGACGTTTCCTGCGAGCATTCAGCCAACACACGGCAGTGTTTTCCGGCGACCCTTTGCGCCTGCCGCCCGAGCTGGCCGGGCCGGGCCCGATCCGGCTGGTGCACTTCTGGGACCCTGCCTGTCCGTGCAACGTCGGCAATCAGCAGCACCTGTCCGAACTGGTCGATAAGTACGCTGCGCAAGGTGTCGAGTTTTATTCGGTACAGAAAAGCGGCACTCAAGGCCATCTACCGACCACGCTGAGCAGCCTCAAGCCACTTTCGGCGCTGCCCGGTTCGGAGCAGATTCCCGCCAGCCCCGCCGTGGCGATCTGGAATCGAACTGGCAAACTGGCTTACTTCGGTCCCTACAGCGAAGGCTTGACCTGTAATTCGAACAACAGCTTCATCGAGCCGATCCTCGAGGCCTTGAACGTTGGTCGCGCAGTCAATGCGACCCACACACTGGCGGTGGGCTGTTATTGTCCATGGAGCAAGGACGCACCATCCGAATAA